The Anopheles gambiae chromosome 2, idAnoGambNW_F1_1, whole genome shotgun sequence genomic sequence CCGAACCCCCTCCAACTTGCTGGTGGTCAATCTGGCCTTCTCCGATTTCTTCATGATGTTCACGATGGGCCCGCCGATGGTGATCAACTGCTGGCACGAGACCTGGACCTTTGGCCCGTTCGCGTGCGAGCTGTACGCCATGCTGGGATCGCTGTTCGGCTGTGCCTCGATCTGGACCATGACGATGATTGCCTTTGACCGTTACAACGTCATCGTGAAGGGTCTCGCCGGCAAGCCGATGACCAACAACGGTGCCCTGCTGCGCATTCTGGGCGTGTGGGTGTTCGCGCTGTTCTGGACTCTGGCCCCGCTGTTCGGATGGAACCGATACGTGCCGGAGGGCAACATGACCGCCTGCGGAACCGACTACCTGACCCAGACGTGGCTGAGCCGCTCGTACATCATCATCTACGCCATCTTCGTGTACTGGCTGCCGCTGCTGACCATCATCTACTCGTACACCTTCATCCTGAAGGCTGTGTCCGCTCACGAGAAGAACATGCGCGAGCAGGCCAAGAAGATGAACGTCGCCTCGCTGCGTACGCAGGAAGCCCAGAACACCAGCACCGAGATGAAGCTGGCCAAGGTCGCCCTGGTCACCATCTCGCTCTGGTTCATGGCCTGGACGCCGTATCTGGTCATCAACTTCACCGGAATCTTCAAGGCTGCCCCGATCAGCCCGCTGGCCACCATCTGGGGCTCGCTGTTCGCCAAGGCCAACGCCGTCTACAACCCGATCGTGTACGGCATCAGCCATCCGAAGTATCGCGCTGCCCTGTACCAGAAGTTCCCGTCGCTATCGTGCCAGGATGCACCAGTCGACGATGGCCAGTCGGTTGCGTCGGGTGCCACCCAGGCCTCGGACGAGAAGGCGTAAGAAACAGAGCGGAAGTGAAAGCTACTGAAACCACGTGATATCAAGTTGGAAGAAAGATGTACTGGGGAGAATAATTTCCAGCCGGCCGGTAACAATCGAACGAGATGCAAACGAGagaatagaaaattataaacaacATGCAAAAAACGTTTTATTGCGTACCTTTTTTGTGCTATTATTTGTCTTCATCGAAGCTGCTAATGTTCCAATCGGATTCGTCGTCCACCTTCGATACCGAATGTGCCGTAGGTTTTTGATGTGATCGTGCATATTCCTCTGCTACGGGCCCGGGTTGTGCTGCACTTACTACGGATGTGCCAACGGTTTTGGTATAATCTTCCTTGTCCAAATTAAATAACACACGTTTCTTGGGGATCGGTTTGAGTGTTGAAACACTGTCAATTGTTTCATGGTTGCTGGAAGGGATGGTTTCCTCCACCGTTGATTCTTGCACGCGGTCGGGCGTCTTTGCTGCCGGTTGTATCGTTTTAATGGGTGTGTGTAGCAAACGTTCAACCTGCTGATCGTAGCTGGAAATGGAGGCGCGCTTCGAAGGGTTCGGCGTGATGGTTAACTCTTGCTGTCCGGACATAGCCGTCACATCTGCATGTACCGTAATAATGTCGTCATCGGTAAGCTTTATGGTCGGTCTGTATGGTGGCGCGCTGGATCCGCCCGTAAAGAGAGCTTTGCTTTTGAACACGTTCATATCGGCATGATGTTGCACGGCCCCAGTGTCCGGAAGATGTAGCTTTTGCTTCGAAGGAAGTAACTCCATCGCAGAAGATGTTTTCAGGCGAGGTTTGATCACGGGCCCCCTAGCGGAAGGGAAATGTTTCTCTCTGCCCATGACGATGGGTTTATCATGTGCCGTCGTTTTCATTTGGCCCGATTCCTTCGTCTGAGAACCGTCTCCAATTTTAGCACGTGCCAATTGCTCAACCCTGGAAAGCAGTTGGTTACGGGTGACGAAAAAGTGACcgtgcttttgcttttgcacatCCCGCCGGTCCGCTAAAGCTTTGCAAGCAGCATTTAAATTTTCGCCAAACAGTTGCTTCGATCTCGGATCAACTCCGATCGCTTTCAAGCGTGCACGGAACTGGctcaatatttgttttttgggcgAAATGAGTAAAGCTTGACTAGAAGGTTGCGCATGCGGCTTGGCTTCTGTGACTTGCGATGGTTTTTGCGATGTTGCTACCAAGGGTGAACTTTTCACGGCCAGCTGTTGGTGTGTCTTGAGAGTTTCGACGTTGGTGTCTTCAAGTTCTTCGTCACTTTCCGCTTGTTCCGACTCGGAAGAGATCGTTTGCGTGTTATGTTTAACGTAGTCTTCCTTCTGTTGCACAGGATCCTCGGCTACGGATACACTTTCTATGACAACCGTTGGAAGAGTGACTGTTTTTAAATGAGTCAAGCTATGTGGCGTGCCAAGGTCTGTGTGTCCGGTGCTGCTATCATTTTGAATTTCTTTACGCTCTATGGCACGTGCTTCCCGGAGCAGTTTTTCCAGCTGCTCcactttttgtgtgtaaaCCTTCTCGAACGACACGATCGCTTCCTGGGCCTGCCTTTGACTGGTTTCGTATATCTTTTCCAACTCATGATACCGTTCCTTCCAGATACCGCCACTCTCGTCTACCACCACCGGTGTGGGAGTATTTCGTTCGGACTTTTCGATCGTTTGAATGACATCCACCAGATTTCTTTTCACGGTTTCAATTTCCTGGTTAAGCGTTTGTCTTTCCCCCGTTTTCCAACTTTCGAAAAGACGCCTTTGCTCGTCCAAAAGCGATTGAAGATCGGATTTCGATATAAAGTCACCGGCTGGCGCTCGTTCCTTTCGTTGCTCATCAGTAGCGGATTCTTCCGACTGTGGCATGGTTTCTGTCTGAGTTTGGGCCACCTTCTCGTCGTTTGAATCTTTATCATCCGTCAGGTTGCTTTGTATTGCCACACTGTGGAGTACTTTGGCCGGTGGTCTGTCGGTCGCACTGCTGCTATCTTCCGAGCAAACCCGACAGCGATGGTGCTTGCTGCGATGGAGGTGAAGGTCCTTCTCGGTGGCATTTAGCCGCTCCTTCAGTTGTTTCACTTCCAGTTCGAGTTTTATGGTGTTTATCAAGTTGGTATCGGTAGTGGCGGGTTTACGCTCGAACGTAGGCTCTGCCGTTCGCTGAACATTGCTGGCATGCTTCCGTACCATGTGCGCATTCAACAGTTCTGAGCTGATGAAATTTTTCGTACACTTTGTGCATGGATAAATTGGCTGCGCGTGCTGATGATGTTCCATGGTTTCGGCACGTTGTAGCTTTCTCTGGAGCTGGGTCACCTCTTCGCTACGTTTCTTGTTCATTTTTTCGAGTCGCGCATTTTCATCCTGCAATGTTTGTATGGTGTTTCTAATTTCCAACACTGTTTCGTCCAGAAACTGTTTACAGAACAACAGATACTGTATGCTAAATTGAGCAAGAACAAAGTACTTCCCAATCGCTGGATCGAGAATTCGGTTGCTTAACACGTTTCCAATAGGGACTTCGGATATGTGTGGAATGAATTCGTCCAGTTTTTCGTAATCTTTCTCACTCACAATGCCATAGGGATCGATGGATGCTGTGAATGGATGAAATCAGTTCGTGTTAGTGTCGAGAGAAAGGACGAGTCTGGGTCGAAGCGACGGACAAGCGTACCTATAAACCGCCAATCGATGCAATGTCCTACAGACAGCTCACGAATAGTAAATCCGGCTTCCCTTGCGATTTTCGGAAAATTGTGATGCCATTTGTATGACATACTGTATATATCGAGCACTGGGTTGTATTATTTGCGCCGCGCCTTGTGCTTTGCTGACAAttacttattttattttcattcctgATCGACACGACTTTTCCTCACAAATAATTTGTATCACTTTGGCCACTGTTTACTCAGACACGAAGGTAGAAAAAGTATTTTTGTTACGACGCAACTACCCTAACATTGCCATAGCAACCATATTGTGCAATACAAACAATCCTCTGACTCCCTTTGGCCTACATACGCTGAAAGGCATGCTGGGTCGTGTTCCGTGGCGCATGCTAAATTAATTCCAGCTGACCCTCTATTATTAATGGTTCAATATCGCAATACCTGAACAGATGCACCGCTCCGGCCCGTATGTTGACGGAAAGCTCACCACCGGCCAATGAATATTCTCCGACATCCTGCCTGGCTCGGGCAAACACGTGCGTATCCAGGTTGGGAATCACCCGGCGCGCCCGTTCATCGTCTTGGTGGTTTTGTGGCATGTGGCGAGTGACTAGCTCGTTGAAATGGGTTTCAACGCTCTCGTGAAAATCTACGGCAAACTTATGCTCAGCAGCCGACAGGCGTTTAGAGTTGCGTGGCCTACCAGACTCCACTTCGATAATGTGTGGCGCGTATGTTTCTAGCTTTTGCAGTCTGCAGCGCAGATAGCTTGCCACTATGAACCTAATCCTTTCCACCTCCATCCGGTGTACGATGTAGAGCAGATCGTTCTTGTTTGCCGTGGCCAGATTTTCCTCCATGTGCACAAGCTGTATCATGACCATTTCCACCAGAGCGTCTTCATAAGGCAGCAGGTCGGGAGCAAACTTTTCATTTATCCAAGCTCGCTGAAGAGCTTCCAGGACCTGCAATACATTAATTAGACAGCATTAGCCGGGGTATGCTATTTAGCAACAGAGTAAACAAACGCTTGTGTTAGCCCCTTCCCATTGTTTACCTCTTGTGAGGACATTTGTATCTCTTCTTCGTCGTCTTCGAATTCAGCGTCGACGTCAGCATTGCTTGTTCCATTGCGAAGCAAATCGGTGTTTTCCGACTCAAAATCACTATGTTCCATCATGCAATGCGATTATTCAAAGTTGTGTTCGACCGGCCCGTACTTGGCTCGTTTCGATTCGCGCGCGAATATGATGACAATTACCGGAACAGCTGAAACCAGATTGGAGGAGGTAGCACAACAGTACGAATGGGTATTGCTGGATAAAAATGGCTTTAAACTGTTCGCCTATTCCTCACAACAAAATCTGTACAAAAATGATCAATTTGATGATGTGATTTTAAAGGCGTAAGTTAAAAGATgtgataaaattaaaataaagtataatCCTGCGGCAAATGAAGTCCACAAAAGTCACGtcaagtgtgtttgtgattgCATCGGGTTGTCAAGTGTAATGACATCACCTGATTGGTCCGGGCTCGCCACAATTGTGTGTTTACAATGATTTAGATAAAAAGCAAATTAGCCTCATTTAGTTAATAAAACAGTAGAAAATagtgtgaaataaaataaacccaaaGTTTCAACACCGAACAATGGCGAGTCAACAAGCGTTGCAGCAATCGTTTCGCGTGGTGGTAGAAAACGTGCTGAATCGCTGGACAGCACTGCGGCTCGCGGTGGAGCATGGCATGGGAGGCCCGCTAGGACTAAATGTAAGTGGATGAATGTAAAGTAAATTTTCCGGAAGATTTTAGGACTAACTTGTACTATTCCTTACAGACTGCAATAGAGCTTATCGACTACGTAACATCGTACTGCACTGAGAACAAGAATGTTGACGCCATCGATCTGCGCGAGGTGTTGGAAGAGATAATGGATCAGGAATTTGAGACTATTTGTGAAGATGAATCCACTCAAGGTATGTAATTTAGGATTTAGGAGTCAAAGGATTCGTCTGACGATTGACATTCGTTTCGATTTTGCAGAGGTTAGCGCAGTGTTGATAAAGTACTTGAGAATGTTGAAGGAAGGCAAGGAGGAAGAAGTGAAGGCCGAACTACACACGATGGTCCCATGTGAAATGTGGATAGTGAGTGGAGCAAAGATTAAGTATCAGCCAATAGACGACAGCGGTAGCGAAAGTGAGGAAGACACAAACGATCCAGAGGACATGGACGTGGAACCGGCACCGGCCATGGATGTAGGTTCGGAGCAGGTGAACCCAAGTACATGCGGTTCCAGCACGAAGTTTATTGAGGAGGAGGCCATCGATCCTGGATGGACGCAGGTTCGCGGTCGGCGGCGTCGATAGTGTAGCGAAAGTTGAACGGCAACAAGGTTATGTAcatacatatttaaaaaacggaaaataacAATCCCGGTTtcgatattattatttttctatttcgatgacatgtgtatgtgttcccccccccccttcccttcccctcACTGGAAAAGCAAGATGATGATGTTGGCTGGCAGCACGGTTGGCAAGCGGTCAAATGTCAGTGAGCTGTCAAAAGCTGGTTTAGAATGAAAATTTGCCTCAAAACAAAGTGGACAAAATGAAGATAACTTTTTGATAAAGAATCGTGTTATGCCCCGTTGTTTGAGAAAGAAACGCTGTTTCTTTGTAAAGTTAGTGAAAAACACACTCGAGTGCTACAGTAACCGTTCCACTCTGATCGTTATCCAGCCAAgcgcagtggtggtggtgtcttCCGGGCAGTCATAGGGTCATGTAAATTCTGGAAGGAACACACAGAAAAGCATCATGTCTTGGCAAAACAATTGGTCGGCAATGCCACCGCCGGCCATGAATCCGCAGTATCCCCCGCCGTTGCCCACGACCCATACAATGCCCCCAGCTGTGCCGCTACCGGGCTACGGAGCGGTCAATACCGATCAGTACAATCAATGGCAATGgcagcagtaccagcagcagtacgcCCAGTGGTATGCAATGTACGGCGAAAAATACGCACAGCAGACGGGCAATGCGTTGCCGCCTGTGGCCGCTCCGATGCCGCAAAGTGTGCCGAACGTGTTAGCTAACCCTTACGTCGCGGCTCCGCTGCCGGTAGGACCAGCCTTTGGTTCTATGAGCATGGTTGCTCCCCCACCGCCCTCGGAACCACATCCGGATGAATTGCGGATGGGCAGAAGTAATGCACCGAACGTTTATTTTGCCCCCCATACCTTGCattaacatttttctttctttttgtccaCTCGTCATAGTTACCGAGAAACCACCGCCTCCGGAAGAGAAAAGTCCCGAAGAGATCGCCTTCGATGAGCAGTTTCGCAAATGGGAGCAAGAGTTTGAAACGTGGAAAAGGACGAATATTAATCACCCAGACAAGGCAGCGTATCGCGAGTACGAGCAAAAGTATGAAGAGCAGCGTAAGAAGTTGCTTGATCATCGCGAACAACTGCGACGGAGAAAGAGGGCGCATAGTGCCGCGTCCCAGCCTCCCCATAGCTCGGCTTTGTCAATCTCGCTACAGAAAccacccccaccaccaccgcaaccTGCACAACCACCTCCGCAACCTCCCTCGGAACCCCCCCAGCCATCACAACCACCAAGGCCACCTGGACAGGAACCTACTAACTGTAGTTCCAATACTACGCCAGCAAGCACTGGTGGCATGGCTGAAGAAAATACTCATCATGCTGGAAGCGATGCGGCCAACAGTATGCATCTACACAATTTGTTCAGCAGTCCTAGCAAGGCCGGTCGCGATGGCGGTATACCCGGTCTGGATCTGATCGACGAGACACCTCAACCGGTACCCAAAAAGGCAAAGTTGGATGAAAATGTGATTGATCTGTCAAACGAAGAGGAAGAGTCCAAGGAGCCAAAGCCCAAGGAGACCAAACCTAGCCCGGACAACATGATCAGCACGCTACTGAACGATCCAAATGTGAACGCTCTGTTGCAACTAGTgggaaaaacaatttcagcAAACGGTGCAGGCGGCAGTGCCAGTGGAGCAAATGCGCCAAATCCTCTAGTTGCCGCTTTAGCTCAGCTAACAAGCAACACTAACCCAGCTACGTTGGAGCCCTCAATGCCCAACGAACGGCCAGCTAATGGTATGGTTGAACGAAACGAACCACATCCAAACGCGTCTAGATTTAACGGTTCAAAGGAACAACCGCCATCGACAATGCagtctggtggtggtggcacgaCAGAGGAATGCCCCACAGCCGGCTTTCGTAACAGGCCGCAGGGTTTTAATCCGTATGTGCCTCCGCCACTAGTAGACGTTGATCTTAGCAGACCGCCTCCTATGCTACTTCCTCCTGGCAACAACAATAGACCACAGCGTGATCGGTCGAGCAGAAATTCGGACGCCACGTCTGAGAACGGATCGTTCAACGATGGTTATTCAGGCGATGGGTCACCGTTGCCCAAAATACCACGTTTCGATAGACCGCCACCAACGTTCGCAGCCAATCATCCAGAGTACGAGATCGATCCGGAACTGGGTCGTCCCGTGGCCGTGCCAAAACCGCAGTGGATGACGGAGGAAGAGTACCAGGAAATTTACGATCGATACGAACATGTGCAAAGCTTCGATGAGCGTAAAAATAAGATGCTGCTAGCGATTCAAGTGTTGAAAACGTCCAAATTACGCGCCGGTATGTTGTTAGAGCCGCCGCCCGACGAGGTGAACCGGGTGCCCGTTGCAATGCCCAAACCCTTGCCACCGGTTAAGACGCCGATAAAAAGCGAACCTGTCGATGACTACTTTCAACCGCAGCAGGTGTTTGATTATTCCAACTGTAGGAATACAAGACCGGTTGCTAGTCAACAATTGCCGACAGGGCGTGTCATAGACTACGGACACCGTGGCGTGAACCAGTACACTGCAAACAACAATAGACTGAACAGCAACAGTAGGCGGGACGAATTCCGTGGAATGAATAATAACGCTCGGGGAGGAGgtatgtttgcttttgcttcatCTTTTGACAAAGAACTACAATGAACTCaagcgctttttttttaattttcagcGAACGAAAATGGATTCGGCACTAATACGCAACGCTTTGATTACAACCATTCGCGCGTGGCAAATGCACCACCGACGACTGCTCCTTTGCAGCAGAATCAACAATGGCCGCTATCTAATCAGTCTGCTGCGCAAGATCGATCAGTGACGGGTTTGGAGCGATTGGCTCAAATGCATCTGAATCCCAATCCTGAGGAAAGCAATCCCAACTATCCAAGCAAATTTCTTCTGATGAACGATAACAGGCCTAACTGCCTTAGCACAAAGCGTGGTAAGCGTCCGTCGTCCATTCGCAAGCAAAAATTGAAGCAattgcaacaacagcagcagcagcagcagcaggagcagcagcaacagctggatcagcagcaacaaccacaacaacaaccagaGCCAAAAGCAGGCCAACCGGAGCCAGAACCAGCACAATCTGAGCCAATGCCCAGCCCTATGGTGTGTAAACAGGAGCCGGAGATGCATTTGGAAGATTTGAGCTCGGATGAAGACGGCTTGCcagatggtgatgatggttttgcATATCAAAGCAATGACGAATGTGTGAAACCAGCCATCAAACAAGAGCTCTTGGACGATCGTCCAGAATCTCCAGTGTCATCACTGTCCTCGCAAAATCTTTCCCCAATACAGATGATCGATATTGAGGATCTGCTACTGCCACCGGGGCGCTATCAGCGACCACTGCGAATATGCTTTTTGATACGTGGTCTACCGGGAAGCGGGAAATCGCATCTAGCGCGTCTGATTAAAAATAAGGAGCAATCGTTTGGCCAATCTCCACGGGTGCTAAGCCTCGACGACTATTTTCTGGTCGAtaaagaggaggaggagaaagaTCTCGTGACGGGAAGGATCACAAAGCTTACTAGATCGCTGTACGAGTTTGACGCGGAAATGGAGGATGTGTATGTGCAGAATCTGCTGAAAGCATTCAAGCGTACGATTTCGGAGCGATTGTTCGATTTTGTGATTGTCGATTGTTGCAACCATCGGCTGGAAACTTACTGTGAATTTCACAATTACGCGCGAAGCAACGGTTTTAAGGTAAGGTTATTGTTTCACGTTGGGTTGGGTGGTGAACGAGTTTCTGTATCGCTTTGCGCTCTGTTTCTTGACAATGTTGTACCATTTCGTAGGTGTACACGTGCACGATGCAAACGGATGTCGAAGATTGTGCCCGGCAAAATATTCACAATCGAACGGAGGCGGAGATTCAAGCGTACGCCGACAATTGGGCCATGGCTCCGGACGATCACGTGCAAATAAATTTCAACTCTCTGCTGGAACCGGAGCTACAGGAAGAAACGGACACGATGGTGGCCGATATGGAACTAGTCGGGGCCGATGAGGAGGAGCCGTACGGAGCAGACGACCAGGGCCTGTTGGAACAAGTAGGAAAACAGTAGCTTAATTCGATCGTAACCTCTGAAATGATGTTGTTTTGAACGTTTGTGTGACAAGCGAATAATGCCATTGTTTTAATTCCGTTTAACGGTTTACGTTTCTTTTCAAACGCTTGTAGATCAGTACATCACACGACGACAGTAACGACAGCTTTGCGGATGGTACTGCTGAGGTGAGATATTGATTAATTCGACGGCATTGATTGATGGTTGGAGTGGATGAACCAACAGATGTGAAGGATTTTAGGATTTTCCCCCTATTGCGCTATCCAATGCCAATTCAATGAAGTCACAATATTTCGTTTACTGAATGCCACAATGAGCTGCCATTTTGTGAGAAAACTCTGGGAATAGCATATTGATTGATAAGATTGATCTTTAACGATGCGCTTAACAGTAGATGTAgcattttgccttttttcacCTTCTCTCGTGAGAGgtgtattattattactatcaCAACTTTGACATTTTTTATAGTAAGTGAATGTGGATGAGTTAGGACATCGTATTGCGTCTTAATGATACGATTTTTTCTTAACAATTGTTACTTGGTAAATATATCGCGTGCATATAGTGTGACTTGTTCGCGAGTAAATGGGACCACGACGCCAGTGAGCAGAATTTAGGTTGGTATTAattgtttactatttattgtatttaacGCTAATCGATGTTTGCctttaaacgaataatttGATACGCgtactattgtttttttttttcctgtcctCGAAATATTAGCATTGGTTGCGTTAGTTCCTTGCGTAAACGAGTTCATTaatgtgtgcttttgttttgctttgaatggttttgctctttgttttgtttagcgaGGCTGGATGGTACCAGCAAACCCTTGAAGCGACCACCCACACTGGAGGACTATCTGCAGCTGGACGACGGGAATGCCGACGAGCAGCAGGAGGACGAATGCCAGGACGGCTTCTCAAAGTCCGGCGGGAAGAAGAAACGCGTACGATGGGCCGATGTCGAGGAGCGCAAAGCGCAGGAAAAGATGCGTCAGCTAGGATTCGTGGTCGGCGTCACGGACTGGAGGCGCATGATGGACCCGTCCGAAGGATCCAGCGCGCTTACGCAAACGAAGTACATCGAGAGGGTGAAGAAACAGTCCTAGGAGGACGGACCTTTCAGTTACGCTGAATGTAGTAAGTGAGATGTAGGGGGAGCTTCAATGGACTGATTTGGGATTTCCCCGTTGAATGTGAGTGGAAGGAAACTAGGAAACATTGTGCACACGCATACTAATCGATCATTATTGCAGGTGTGTCGAGCAAGGTGTGTCGCATAatatgttttgtatgtttgtgtgtgtgtttttttcggttttcatACACCGAACAACGACGGTGTTGGAACTTCAGCAATTAGTAAGACAAATCGTGTTTTATTGGCAGTTATGTACGGTATGCTACACGCGAGAGCGTTCAATAGAAATAACGATCTGATTTTCATCACAATTTATAGCTCAATTGGTGAATTGCAACTGCGCAATAAACAGAACAGAAGAACTTGGCTACATAATAATAGAACGCACACGAAGCTTTTGTTGGTGAAACATGTCCGAAACCGTGGGACTGGCGCAACGCTTCAAATCTCGGCCAGCTGGAACTGTACCAACATGATAAGGTAGCTAGTTATCGTCGCGATCATCTGGAAGGTGGGTCAAACTAATCGTAAGTACACCAGTGCATGTAGAGGGGGTCGATGGGTCGATACTAACCgaaaacatcaacgtgtagtCAACATCATACATGCCACAGTTATTGATTTTGAAGTCTTCGTGTAACAGTTCGATAGCGAACGATTCAATCTAAAAGAAACCGCATGCACAGACGGCTCTTTTTGGTACAGATACAGCAATGGTTATAGATAGATTTGTGCTTAAAAATACTCACGCATCGTTCCACTCTTGGGTTTGGATCGGTTGGTAGAAACTCGTTTAGCAGCACGCCGGTTTTTTCTGcctggaaagcaaaaaaaaaaaaaaacagaagccaGTACTACAGCAGCGTCTTGCAGAGCGGCGCCAATACGTGCTTGCGAACCTCTTCGGTAATTTCAGAACTGGCTGATACGATGTAGTAAAATTGGACAGCTTCAAACACGGCAAACAGTATAGAGCTCATGTACGTTCCCAGCGGCACATCGACGTCATTTTTGATGTCCTGCACGATCGACGTATACGCGTAGAATATCTGTGTTGGTGCGTTGTAACGAAACGATATCACAATAAGCTTATTAGATACAGTGTCCGTTGACCGCTGCCTCGAATGCTGATCCAATGCATACTTCCGATACAATTAAAGCAAATTGAACGAGCAATAGGCACGCCATCGGTAGCCTCAACAGATGGATGAACGATTTGACATTGCTACTGACTAGGTGATGATTCCGTTGGACGGATTTTAATGCTTCGTACGTTGATATTTGGCGACGCAGCTGTTTCAGATGGCAAGCAGGGGCACGCATTTGCCGAATGTACAGCGTTAAGCGATGGTTTAGAATTTCCAAAAAATGTACACCAATGATCAGCGTAACTACGATCAAGTTGGTAAAGATTGCACTCTGCCACACCGAGAATATGTTCAGCGTCCACAGTATTTGTGATTGAATGTCGCCGTCTTGTATGAAAAACTGTCCAAAATATAATACAAAAAGCCCACACAAGAGCGTATCGCAAAGCGTCATTTTGAGCGCAAGTTTGAGGACGTTCTTTTTCGTGCTCTTCCCTTTCCACCGATGGCAGCCGGCACCGTTGAGGGTGCGGAAGAGTTGCACGAAGCCGTTAAAAATGTTACGAATCACTGGTCTGGCCGGCAGCAGATGGTAATAAATGAGTGCAAGATTCACATAGTGAAGGGAACACTGCATCCACACGAGATAGTTGACGAGTGTAAGCTTTGGATAGCGAATACCCGTTAACAGGATAACGTACACATACGGATAGACACAGAGCAGCGTTAGAGCAAGTGCATGTGACCATACGGTAAGCCATCTGCTGATTTGAAATGTTTGCAATTGTTTATTGAAATGTAGCGGTACGAATCCAATGCACTGTGCGGTGTGGAAGTGAAGGCGTAGTACAAGCAGCGTTAAGTATCCGTACAACATGGTGAACCGTTCCGAAGGCGTGCGTTTGGGTGACTGGTCGTGTGCGTTGCATTTCCCCGCAATGAATTATTCGCTAGCCGAATTACAGCCGAAGGATGAATAAGTAAACCGGAAGTGGAAATAGGCGCGCTTCTGCTTACCTcagaaataataatcaaaaattGATACAGCATTATTAGTGCTAGTGGCGTGTTGTAGAACTCGACAATGTTTTGAATACACTTGGTAAGCGCACTGTGATGAGTGCGCAGAATGGTGAGTTGCAAGTAGATGTGGTTGCAAATGAATCGCCTTTCGCGGCCGGTGGCACTGTCTCGGACCTGTCGGTCGGTGTCATCCAGCTGCAGCAGACTGCCGATGACGGTTCGTACCCGTTCGTTGATCAGCCGATAGAGAAACGCTCCCCAGAGAAGGGTCGCTAGGAGTATGTTAAGCGCGGCTACAATCTGCATCACGGCGATCGAATTTAACCAAAA encodes the following:
- the LOC1281997 gene encoding putative gustatory receptor 28b, with protein sequence MLYGYLTLLVLRLHFHTAQCIGFVPLHFNKQLQTFQISRWLTVWSHALALTLLCVYPYVYVILLTGIRYPKLTLVNYLVWMQCSLHYVNLALIYYHLLPARPVIRNIFNGFVQLFRTLNGAGCHRWKGKSTKKNVLKLALKMTLCDTLLCGLFVLYFGQFFIQDGDIQSQILWTLNIFSVWQSAIFTNLIVVTLIIGVHFLEILNHRLTLYIRQMRAPACHLKQLRRQISTYEALKSVQRNHHLVSSNVKSFIHLLRLPMACLLLVQFALIVSEIFYAYTSIVQDIKNDVDVPLGTYMSSILFAVFEAVQFYYIVSASSEITEEAEKTGVLLNEFLPTDPNPRVERCIESFAIELLHEDFKINNCGMYDVDYTLMFSMIATITSYLIMLVQFQLAEI